CCGCGCTTATTACGAGGACATGAAACGCCGCAAAACCATACGCGAGTTCTCTGGCCAACCCGTGCCGCGCGAAATCATAGAAAACTGCCTGCTCACCGCCAGCACCGCGCCTTCCGGCGCCAATCACCAGCCCTGGCACTTCGTCGTGGTCAGCGACCCTGCTTTGAAAAAGAAAATCCGCGAAGGCGCGGAGGCGGAAGAAAAGGAATTCTACGAACACCGCGCGCCGCAAGAGTGGAAAGACGCGCTGGCGCCGCTGGGCACCGATGCCGACAAACCGTTCCTGGAAACCGCGCCCTATCTGATCGCCATCTTCGGCCAAAAGAAAACCGTGCTGGACGACGGCAGCGAGCTGAAGAACTACTACGTGCCGGAATCGGTCTCCATCGCCACCGGCTTTCTGATCTCGGCGCTGCACCACGCCGGACTCGCCACGCTGACGCACACGCCCAGCCCGATGAACTTCCTCAACCAGCTGCTGGACCGCCCCGCCCACGAAAAGCCCTACATCCTGCTGGTGGTCGGCTACCCGGCGGAGCAGTGCATGGTGCCGAATATCGGCAAGAAATCGCTGGCGGAGATCGCCAGCTTCCGCTGAGCCGTCAAGCAAAGGGCGGCCGCAAGCCCATATGCGGCCGCCCATTCCTCCTGTCGTTACAGCAAGAAAGCCGGCTAGGGCCCAGCCGAGAATGCCTGCCTTAGAAAATCGGCCACCCACACCGGAGATTGCTCCCGCCCATCCGCATCTCCGCCCAACGTCACGCCTTTGCTCAGGCAGGCGCGCGCCTGCCTCTGCGCGGCCCCGCCGGACAAAACGCGATTGCCGTCCAACATGAAGAAATTGCCGGAATCCAGATCATGCCAGCCATGGCATAGGCGGGCGCTAGTCGCCTCGGCGACAGGATGAGGGAGAGTGAATCGGTCGAAACCATGGTAGGCGTTGGGGAATATCTTCATTGTCAGCCGGGCGCCCTTCGCTTGCAATTCTTCGGCATAAGCCTCGCATGCCGCCGCAGGCGTGTAATCGTCCTTGCCGCCCAGCAGCATCAGCAGCGGCGAGCCATCCAGACGCTTGGCCTCATAAGGGATGCTGCAGCTAGGATAAAAAGCGATATGCGCGGCAAACCGCAAATCGTCCTGGATCAGCGCCTGCCGAAAAGGTTCCAGCATCGAGTAGAGCGCGGCGACGCCTCCGCGCGAAAAACCCATCACCGCGATTCGCTGCGCATCGATGGCCGGGTGCGTCGCCAGCAGCCGCAAAGCGGCAAAGGCGTCCGCGATATCTGCCGCCATGGACAGCTGCGTCTGATCGCTTTCGGTTTGCTTGATCCGCCGGCCGGTAAAACTATCGACCACAAAGCTGGCGTAGCCCAGCTGGTTCATTCGCCGCGCCCACTGCCGCTCCCCCCGATTGACGCCGCTGCTGCCATGCAAAATGACGACAGCGGGAACCTTGCCTTGGGCCTGGCTGGGCAACGCCAGCATTCCCGTCACCACCGCCCTGTCCATAGGCTGGCGTCGAACAAAATCCATGATCTGCCGCGGCGTGACCGACTCAAACGCAATCGCGCCGACGCGGCCATCCGCCAAGCTCGCGGCGGGCGCGGGGCCAATCGATATTCCGGAGGCCTCCGCGGCGCTCCCGGCTAAAAAACAAGCAAACAGGCCAAGGGCACAGCCTCGCTTCAGCATCGACAACATGGCTCCCGCCTCCCAGGTTTCAAAGCCCCGCTCTCAGATCCGGCGTCGATGCTTATCTATCTCGCCGCCCGCCGCGCCGGAAGGCGCGCCCCTGCATCCGTCCGCGCAAGAAGGGCGCCGCCATGGTATGCTGCGCGCCCGGCACCCGCATTTCTACACACATAGCATGGCCAAACTGTTTTTCCGATACGCTGCGATGAACAGCGGCAAAAGCACCCAGTTGCTGCAGATCGCCAACAACTACGAGTCGATGGACAAAAAAGTGGCGCTGTACACCAGCGCCATCGACGATCGCTACGGCGTCGGCATGATCACCTCGCGCCTCAACATTCAGCGCGAATCCAACACTTTCGACGCCGGTTTCGACTTCCTGGCCCACGATTACGGCGACACCGCCTGCATCCTGGTGGACGAAGCCCAGTTCATGACGCCGGAACAGGCCCAGCAACTGCATAGGCTGGCCCATACCCGCAATATTCCGGTGATCTGCTTCGGCCTGCGCACCGACTTCCAGGGCCATCCCTTCCCCGGCTCCGCTTGGCTGCTGTCGCTGGCCGACGAGGTGGAGGAAATCAAGACCATCTGCCACTGCGGCCGCAAAGCCACCATGCATATCCGCATCGACGGCTCAGGCAAGCGCGTCAAGGAAGGCCCGCAAGTGGAGATCGGCGGCGAAGCCCGCTACCGGGCAGTTTGCGGCCGCTGCTTCCATCAAGACTGATACACAAAAACAAAATCCATTCCGTGATCGACACTTTACCGCACATGCAAGCATCGCCAGAATCAGAGCGCGAACAACTCTATCGCGCCGTCATCGGGCCCAGGGAGCAGGCTTACTATCTGTCCCGCTTCCGCCAATTCGACCAGCGCGGCAAGGCCGGCGCCGGGTGGCACTGGCCCAATCTTTTCTTCACCTTTTTCTGGCTGCTGTATCGCAAGCAATGGCTGCCGGCGCTGATTTACTACTTGCTGCCGGAGCTGTTCCTGCTGGCGATCGGGCTGCTGTCCTTGCTGGCCAGCCCGGCAGTTGGCGGCTTCCTGCCCGTGCTCTACCTGCCTTTCTTCGCAGGCATGCTCTTGCTGCCGCCGCTTTACGCCGACGCGTTTTATTACCGCCGCTGCCAGGCCAAGATACGCCGCAGCGAACGCAAGGCAGGCGCCAATCTCCAAGCCCGCCTCGCCTGGCTGGAAGCATCGGGCGGCACCAGCAAAACCATGCTGGGCATCGCCGTGGCAGTCGCCGTCGTCTTCGGCTTGGGCATGCTGACCGCGATTGTCGTTCCCGCCTATCAGGATTATTCCACTCGGGCCAGGGTTTCCGACATCCTCAGCGCCAACCAGGGCTACACCGACGCGATCGGGCGCTACTACCAGGCACACCGCGTCATGCCCGCCACGCTGGCGGACAGCGGCTACGCCGCCAAGGCGCAGCCGCACACGGTGCGTTCGGTCGAGTACGACAATCTGGCCGGCGCGATCACTTTCACCTTGTCCTTGCCGGAACATGAGGGCAAGACCTTGACGCTGGCGCCTATCCCAGACGGGAAAGGCCAGATGCGCTGGATTTGCAGCAGCACCCTGCCTGACGCCTCCCTGCCGCAAAGCTGCCGCCGTCAAAGCGCATCCGCGTCCTGATGGACTATCCAGGCCGGGCGGCCCAAGCCGCCTGGCCTCAATCGGCAGAAACATAAGCCCGCAGCCTGTGCCCATCCGGGTCCAGGGCCACGAAAGTCCGGCCGAAGTCCATATCCGTGACCGGCTGCAAGATGTGCAAACCCTGCGCCTGCCAATCGGCGAAACGTTGGTCCAGCTCGGCGAAATCTCCATACCGCACCACCAGCTCCCCTCCGCCGCCCGCAGCCTCCGCGCCAGGCTCTACCGTATGGCGCGACCACAAGCCCAGCCGCATGCCGGAGGCGAATTGGAACATGGCGAAAGTCGGCGACTGTTCAATGGGCCGCAGATCGAATAGTCGGGCGTAGAACTCGGCGCTGCGGGCAGGTTGATCCACATACAGAATGATGAAGTCAGGGTGTTGCATGGCGGTTCTCCAGGGTTGGAAGCCGGTCTCGGCCGGCATGCACTCAATGCTAGCCAGCAACACTGTCAATTTCTGTCGGTAGCGTGCCATTGCGCAATATGACAATATGCCAAACACATTTACCGGATCAACATCACCGCGCCATGGCCATCATTCCTGACGATTTCACCCCGCCGCGCAGCATGCGCTTCGCCGACTTCCGGCTGGAAACACTGGGCCCGGATTATGCCGAGGCGGATTACCAGGCGGTAAGCGGCAGCTCCGATGCCATCCGCCATGTATTCGGCCCAGACAATCATTGGCCGCCGGCAAAGATCAGCTTTGAGGAAAACCTGGCCGACTTGCGCCGCCATCTCCAGGAATTCGAACAGCGCCAGGCCTTCGCCTACAGCCTGCTGGCGCCGGACAGCCCACGCTATCTGGGCTGTCTGTATCTCAAGCCCATCAAATCCCGGCTGGAAAACGACTGGCGCAAACAGCGTTTTCAGGCGCAGGCATTTTTATGGCTCAATGCCGACGACAAGCCGCTGAGCGCAGAGAAAACCGTGGCGACGCTGCAAAACTGGCTGACCCAAGACTGGCCTTTTGCCGCCCTTGCCTGGCCAGGCCGGGATATGAAATGGGAAGAATGGCTTTCCACTGAGCCCATCACACCTTGAGCCGAGAGAGACAGTACGCCGCCCTACACCAACCGGTCGGCCCTTACGTCCATGCGGTCAAATACAAGGGCCTGCTGCATCTGTCCTACCTCAACGCCTTTGCCACCTCGCCGCAGGGACAGGACATCGCCCAGCAAGCGCGCCATTTCCGTGCAGATCGATATCGAAATAGAAGCCGTGCTGGCCGCGGCCAACTGAAAGACTGAACTTGCCAATCCTAGCAAACCCTCCGAGACCGGCCGCTCAAGCGGCAAAGCCCGCCTTCACCATCCGCCGCGCCGAAGAAAACGACCTGGCAGCCATCTCGCGCTTCGACGAAATGGGCGGAGACCGACGCCAGGAAATCGCCAGCCGCTGCTGCCTGGTGGCGGAACAAGCAGGCCAGGTGGTGGCTTACGCCAGCGTTCAGCCGGCAGGCCTGCTCGGCCAGCCTTTATTGAGCTATCTTTGCGCCGCGCCCGCCGCGCGCGGACAAGGCATAGGCCGGACACTGGTCCAAGCGATACAAGGCGAAGCTCGCGGTCGCATGCTGCTTGCGTCGACCGAAGACTGGTGCCTGGCCAGCCAGAAAATCTTTCTGGGCCTGGGCTGGCGCAAAATCGGCGAACTGGCCAGCGTCAACAAGGATGGTTCAAGCGAGTATTTCTACGCCATCGATTTAATCCCAAAGGACTGAGACCATGCCCTACGTCAATGTGCAAATCACCTCCGGCGCGACCCGCGAGCAAAAAGCCGCGCTGGTGAAAGACATCACTGATTCGCTGGCGCGGCATCTCGGAAAAAAGCCCGAGCATACGCATATCGTGATTCAGGAGATCGCCGAAGACCATTGGGGCTACGCCGGCCTGTTGACCAATGACTGGAAACGGCGTCAGCCTGGCTGAATCGTCAAAGCAAAGGAAGCGCATGCGACACCATTGCCGCCATATAGCTGGCGATGCCAGCCGCCCTTGCCTGGTATTCCTGCATGAAGGCCTGGGCTGCGAACCGATGTGGAAAAGCTTCCCGGACCGGCTATGCGAACAAACCGGCCTGTCCGGCCTGGTCTACGACCGCCAGGGGCATGGCCGATC
The Chromobacterium sp. IIBBL 290-4 DNA segment above includes these coding regions:
- a CDS encoding 2-hydroxymuconate tautomerase, with protein sequence MPYVNVQITSGATREQKAALVKDITDSLARHLGKKPEHTHIVIQEIAEDHWGYAGLLTNDWKRRQPG
- a CDS encoding VOC family protein, which produces MQHPDFIILYVDQPARSAEFYARLFDLRPIEQSPTFAMFQFASGMRLGLWSRHTVEPGAEAAGGGGELVVRYGDFAELDQRFADWQAQGLHILQPVTDMDFGRTFVALDPDGHRLRAYVSAD
- a CDS encoding dienelactone hydrolase family protein, encoding MDFVRRQPMDRAVVTGMLALPSQAQGKVPAVVILHGSSGVNRGERQWARRMNQLGYASFVVDSFTGRRIKQTESDQTQLSMAADIADAFAALRLLATHPAIDAQRIAVMGFSRGGVAALYSMLEPFRQALIQDDLRFAAHIAFYPSCSIPYEAKRLDGSPLLMLLGGKDDYTPAAACEAYAEELQAKGARLTMKIFPNAYHGFDRFTLPHPVAEATSARLCHGWHDLDSGNFFMLDGNRVLSGGAAQRQARACLSKGVTLGGDADGREQSPVWVADFLRQAFSAGP
- a CDS encoding GNAT family N-acetyltransferase; this encodes MPILANPPRPAAQAAKPAFTIRRAEENDLAAISRFDEMGGDRRQEIASRCCLVAEQAGQVVAYASVQPAGLLGQPLLSYLCAAPAARGQGIGRTLVQAIQGEARGRMLLASTEDWCLASQKIFLGLGWRKIGELASVNKDGSSEYFYAIDLIPKD
- a CDS encoding nitroreductase family protein, producing the protein MMSKLPFNQGQPQFVPLSTYRRYSEADMLDRSRAYYEDMKRRKTIREFSGQPVPREIIENCLLTASTAPSGANHQPWHFVVVSDPALKKKIREGAEAEEKEFYEHRAPQEWKDALAPLGTDADKPFLETAPYLIAIFGQKKTVLDDGSELKNYYVPESVSIATGFLISALHHAGLATLTHTPSPMNFLNQLLDRPAHEKPYILLVVGYPAEQCMVPNIGKKSLAEIASFR
- a CDS encoding pilin, translating into MQASPESEREQLYRAVIGPREQAYYLSRFRQFDQRGKAGAGWHWPNLFFTFFWLLYRKQWLPALIYYLLPELFLLAIGLLSLLASPAVGGFLPVLYLPFFAGMLLLPPLYADAFYYRRCQAKIRRSERKAGANLQARLAWLEASGGTSKTMLGIAVAVAVVFGLGMLTAIVVPAYQDYSTRARVSDILSANQGYTDAIGRYYQAHRVMPATLADSGYAAKAQPHTVRSVEYDNLAGAITFTLSLPEHEGKTLTLAPIPDGKGQMRWICSSTLPDASLPQSCRRQSASAS
- a CDS encoding thymidine kinase; protein product: MAKLFFRYAAMNSGKSTQLLQIANNYESMDKKVALYTSAIDDRYGVGMITSRLNIQRESNTFDAGFDFLAHDYGDTACILVDEAQFMTPEQAQQLHRLAHTRNIPVICFGLRTDFQGHPFPGSAWLLSLADEVEEIKTICHCGRKATMHIRIDGSGKRVKEGPQVEIGGEARYRAVCGRCFHQD